From a region of the Streptomyces tirandamycinicus genome:
- a CDS encoding fumarate reductase/succinate dehydrogenase flavoprotein subunit, whose product MTELERQQWDVVVVGAGGAGLRAAIEAREAGARTAVICKSLFGKAHTVMAEGGIAASMGNVNPRDNWQVHFRDTMRGGKFLNQWRMAELHAQEAPDRVWELETWGALFDRTGDGKISQRNFGGHEYPRLAHVGDRTGLELIRTLQQKIVSLQQEDEREFGDYEARLKIFQECTVTRVLKDGDRVSGAFCYERESGRFFVLEAPAVVLATGGIGKSFKVTSNSWEYTGDGHALALLAGAPLLNMEFVQFHPTGMVWPPSVKGILVTESVRGDGGVLRNSEGKRFMFDYVPDVFKEKYAESEEEGDRWYEDPDNNRRPPELLPRDEVARAINAEVKAGRGSPHGGVFLDVSTRMPAEVIRRRLPSMYHQFKELADVDITAEAMEVGPTCHYVMGGIAVDSDTAAAVGVPGLYAAGEVAGGMHGSNRLGGNSLSDLLVFGRRAGLHAAEYAAGLAGRLPAVDGEQIDAAAAEALRPFSAEGPEPDTPPENPYTLHQELQQTMNDLVGIIRRESEMAQALKKLAELRVRARRAGVEGHRQFNPGWHLALDLRNMLLVSECIARSALERTESRGGHTREDNPAMEREWRRINLLCRLADRSPSFGPVEPGAPPADPVRGQIDLARKTAEPIRPDLLALFEKEELVKYLAEEELYE is encoded by the coding sequence ATGACTGAGCTCGAACGGCAGCAGTGGGATGTTGTCGTCGTGGGCGCGGGTGGGGCGGGGCTTCGGGCCGCCATCGAGGCGCGTGAGGCGGGCGCTCGCACCGCCGTCATCTGCAAGTCCCTGTTCGGCAAGGCCCACACCGTGATGGCGGAGGGCGGGATCGCCGCCTCCATGGGCAATGTGAACCCCCGCGACAACTGGCAGGTCCACTTCCGCGACACCATGCGCGGCGGCAAGTTCCTCAACCAGTGGCGGATGGCGGAGCTGCACGCCCAGGAGGCCCCCGACCGGGTCTGGGAACTGGAGACCTGGGGTGCGCTCTTCGACCGCACCGGGGACGGGAAGATCTCCCAGCGCAACTTCGGCGGCCACGAGTACCCGCGGCTGGCGCACGTCGGCGACCGGACCGGGCTGGAGCTGATCCGTACCCTCCAGCAGAAGATCGTCTCGCTCCAGCAGGAGGACGAGCGGGAGTTCGGCGACTACGAGGCCCGGCTGAAGATCTTCCAGGAGTGCACGGTGACCCGGGTGCTCAAGGACGGCGACCGGGTCTCGGGCGCGTTCTGCTACGAGCGCGAGTCCGGCCGCTTCTTCGTGCTGGAGGCGCCCGCGGTCGTCCTGGCCACCGGAGGCATCGGCAAGTCCTTCAAGGTGACCTCCAACTCCTGGGAGTACACCGGCGACGGGCACGCGCTGGCGCTGCTGGCCGGGGCGCCGCTGCTGAACATGGAGTTCGTGCAGTTCCACCCGACCGGGATGGTCTGGCCGCCCTCGGTGAAGGGCATCCTCGTCACCGAGTCGGTGCGCGGCGACGGCGGGGTGCTGCGCAACTCCGAGGGCAAGCGGTTCATGTTCGACTACGTCCCCGACGTCTTCAAGGAGAAGTACGCGGAGTCGGAGGAGGAGGGCGACCGCTGGTACGAGGACCCGGACAACAACCGGCGTCCCCCCGAACTGCTCCCCCGCGACGAGGTCGCCCGGGCCATCAACGCCGAGGTGAAGGCGGGCCGCGGCTCACCGCACGGCGGGGTGTTCCTGGACGTCTCCACCCGGATGCCCGCCGAGGTGATCAGGCGCCGGCTGCCGTCCATGTACCACCAGTTCAAGGAGCTGGCGGACGTGGACATCACCGCGGAGGCCATGGAGGTCGGGCCGACCTGCCACTACGTGATGGGCGGTATCGCGGTCGACTCGGACACGGCGGCCGCGGTCGGGGTGCCCGGCCTGTACGCGGCGGGCGAGGTCGCGGGCGGTATGCACGGCTCCAACCGCCTGGGCGGCAACTCGCTCTCGGACCTGCTGGTCTTCGGCCGGCGCGCCGGACTGCACGCCGCGGAGTACGCCGCGGGCCTCGCCGGGCGACTGCCCGCCGTCGACGGGGAGCAGATCGACGCGGCGGCGGCCGAGGCGCTGCGCCCGTTCAGCGCCGAGGGGCCCGAGCCGGACACCCCGCCGGAGAACCCGTACACCCTCCACCAGGAGCTCCAGCAGACGATGAACGACCTCGTCGGCATCATCCGGCGGGAGTCCGAGATGGCGCAGGCGCTGAAGAAGCTCGCCGAACTCCGGGTACGGGCCCGGCGGGCGGGCGTGGAGGGGCACCGCCAGTTCAACCCCGGCTGGCACCTCGCCCTGGACCTGCGCAACATGCTGCTGGTCAGCGAGTGCATCGCCCGATCCGCACTGGAGCGCACCGAGAGCCGCGGGGGCCACACCCGCGAGGACAACCCCGCGATGGAGCGGGAGTGGCGCCGGATCAATCTGCTGTGCCGGCTCGCCGACCGCTCGCCGTCCTTCGGGCCGGTGGAGCCCGGCGCACCGCCTGCCGATCCGGTACGCGGCCAGATCGACCTCGCGCGGAAGACCGCCGAGCCCATCCGCCCCGACCTGCTCGCCCTCTTCGAGAAGGAGGAGCTGGTCAAGTACCTCGCCGAAGAGGAGCTGTACGAATGA
- a CDS encoding ABC transporter permease, whose product MPEKTAATGVSAEAKVTAAAPDAVAAAVAAKPEKARSLWSDAWGDLRRNPLFLISAALIVLLLTISAFPGLFTSASPRDADLANHYLQHPNWGHFFAPDWFGYDGQGRSIYARVIYGARASIIVGVGVTALVTILGTIVGMLAGYFGGLTDSLLSRITDIFMGIPFLLGALVVLTSFENRAIWVVILALVFLGWTTIARVARGAVINIKQADYVVAAKALGASTTRILLRHVLPNALAPIIVVATIALGGYIAAEATLSFLGVGLAEPTVSWGVDVSSGREQLRNAPYVLIIPSVMVSITVLAFLMFGDAVRNALDPKLR is encoded by the coding sequence ATGCCTGAGAAGACCGCAGCCACCGGGGTGTCCGCCGAGGCCAAGGTCACCGCCGCCGCGCCGGACGCCGTCGCCGCGGCCGTGGCCGCCAAGCCGGAGAAGGCGCGCAGCCTCTGGTCCGACGCCTGGGGCGACCTGCGCCGCAACCCGCTGTTCCTGATCTCCGCCGCGCTGATCGTGCTGCTGCTGACGATCTCGGCCTTCCCGGGCCTGTTCACCTCCGCCTCGCCGCGCGACGCGGACCTGGCCAACCACTACCTGCAGCACCCGAACTGGGGCCACTTCTTCGCCCCGGACTGGTTCGGCTACGACGGCCAGGGACGTTCCATCTACGCCCGCGTCATCTACGGCGCCCGCGCCTCGATCATCGTGGGTGTCGGCGTCACCGCGCTGGTCACGATCCTCGGCACCATCGTGGGCATGCTGGCCGGCTACTTCGGCGGCCTCACCGACTCGCTGCTGTCGCGCATCACCGACATCTTCATGGGCATCCCGTTCCTGCTCGGTGCGCTCGTCGTGCTGACCAGCTTCGAGAACCGTGCCATCTGGGTGGTCATCCTCGCCCTGGTGTTCCTCGGCTGGACCACGATCGCCCGTGTCGCCCGCGGCGCGGTCATCAACATCAAGCAGGCGGACTACGTGGTGGCGGCCAAGGCGCTCGGCGCCTCCACCACCCGCATCCTGCTGCGGCACGTCCTGCCCAACGCGCTCGCCCCGATCATCGTCGTCGCCACGATCGCCCTGGGCGGCTACATCGCCGCCGAGGCGACGCTGTCGTTCCTCGGTGTCGGCCTGGCCGAGCCCACCGTGTCCTGGGGCGTCGACGTCTCCAGCGGACGCGAGCAGCTCCGAAACGCGCCCTACGTCCTGA
- a CDS encoding ABC transporter permease, translated as MGRYVARRLLQMIPVFIGSTFLIFAMMYALPGDPVRALMGDQAFDPAILEAKRHELGLDLPLWQQYVNYLTGLLQGDFGTEIGSGRPISEIIGQAFPVTVRLTLFAFAFTVIVGIGLGIVAGLKPESVRDRGLLGLTLVLISMPSFVLGYLMQYLFAFQLGLITPTVQDSESFGDLFLPAIVLGSLSLAYVARLTRTSMAENLRADYMRTAVAKGLPRRRIVGVHLMRNSLVPVVTFLGTDIGNLMTGAIVTEGIFNVQGVGDAIYEALFRREGATVVGIASLIVLVYLLASLLVDLLYAVLDPRIRYA; from the coding sequence ATGGGGCGCTACGTCGCACGACGACTGCTCCAGATGATCCCGGTGTTCATCGGGTCAACATTTTTGATCTTCGCCATGATGTACGCGCTTCCCGGCGACCCCGTCAGAGCGCTCATGGGAGACCAGGCTTTCGACCCCGCCATTCTCGAGGCGAAGCGGCATGAGCTCGGTCTCGACCTCCCCCTGTGGCAGCAGTACGTGAACTACCTGACCGGTCTGCTGCAGGGCGACTTCGGTACGGAGATCGGCAGTGGTCGCCCCATCTCCGAGATCATCGGTCAGGCGTTCCCCGTCACCGTACGGCTGACGCTGTTCGCCTTCGCCTTCACGGTGATCGTCGGTATCGGACTCGGCATCGTCGCGGGCCTCAAGCCCGAGTCGGTCCGCGACCGCGGCCTCCTCGGCCTCACCCTGGTACTGATCTCGATGCCCTCCTTCGTACTGGGCTACCTGATGCAGTACCTGTTCGCCTTCCAGTTGGGGCTGATCACCCCGACCGTGCAGGACTCCGAGAGCTTCGGCGACCTGTTCCTGCCGGCGATCGTCCTCGGCTCGCTCTCCCTGGCCTACGTGGCCCGTCTGACCCGTACGTCGATGGCGGAGAACCTGCGAGCCGACTACATGCGCACCGCGGTGGCCAAGGGCCTGCCGCGCCGCCGCATCGTCGGCGTCCACCTGATGCGCAACTCGCTCGTCCCCGTGGTCACCTTCCTCGGCACCGACATCGGCAACCTGATGACCGGCGCGATCGTCACCGAGGGCATCTTCAACGTGCAGGGTGTCGGTGACGCCATCTACGAGGCGCTGTTCCGCCGCGAGGGCGCCACGGTCGTCGGCATCGCCTCACTGATCGTCCTCGTCTATCTGCTCGCCAGCCTGCTCGTCGACCTGCTCTACGCGGTCCTGGACCCGAGGATCCGGTATGCCTGA
- the typA gene encoding translational GTPase TypA translates to MPTRHDIRNVAIVAHVDHGKTTIVDAMLKQAGAFAAHQLDSVDDRVMDSNDLEREKGITILAKNTAVKYHPKDGGAPITINIIDTPGHADFGGEVERGLSMVDGVVLLVDASEGPLPQTRFVLRKALQRRMPVILCINKTDRPDSRIDEVVNETYDLFLDLDADEDQIEFPIVYACGRDGIASLTKPEDGTVPADSESLEPFFSTILAHIPAPTYDEDAPLQAHVTNLDADNFLGRIALLRVEQGELRKGQTVAWIKRDGSISNVRISELMMTEALTRKPAEVAGPGDICAVAGIPDIMIGETLADPENPVALPLITVDEPAISMTIGTNTSPLVGRGATGKGADNKGGVKDRKVTARQVKDRLDRELIGNVSLRVIDTERPDAWEVQGRGELALAILVETMRREGFELTIGKPQVVTKEVDGKLHEPVERMTIDVPEEHMGAVTQLMGVRKGRMDNMSNHGSGWVRMEFVVPSRGLIGFRTEFLTNTRGTGIAHSIHEGHEPWFGNLQTRNNGSLVADRSGAVTAFAMTNLQERGVLFVEPGTEVYEGMIVGENSRSDDMDVNITKEKKLTNMRSSTADVAESIVPPRKLSLEQSLEFCRDDECVEVTPEAVRIRKVNLDARERARAASRAKHG, encoded by the coding sequence ATGCCCACGCGCCACGACATCCGCAACGTCGCCATCGTCGCCCACGTCGACCACGGCAAGACGACCATAGTCGACGCCATGCTGAAGCAGGCCGGAGCCTTCGCCGCGCACCAGCTCGACTCCGTCGACGACCGGGTCATGGACTCGAACGACCTGGAGCGTGAGAAGGGCATCACGATCCTCGCCAAGAACACGGCGGTGAAGTACCACCCCAAGGACGGTGGGGCCCCCATCACCATCAACATCATCGACACCCCCGGCCACGCCGACTTCGGCGGCGAGGTCGAGCGCGGCCTGTCGATGGTCGACGGCGTGGTGCTGCTGGTGGACGCCTCCGAGGGCCCGCTCCCGCAGACGCGCTTCGTGCTCCGCAAGGCGCTCCAGCGCCGGATGCCCGTCATCCTGTGCATCAACAAGACCGACCGCCCGGACTCCCGGATCGACGAGGTCGTCAACGAGACCTACGACCTCTTCCTCGACCTGGACGCCGACGAGGACCAGATCGAGTTCCCGATCGTCTACGCCTGCGGCCGCGACGGCATCGCGTCGCTGACCAAGCCGGAGGACGGCACCGTCCCGGCCGACAGCGAGAGCCTGGAGCCCTTCTTCTCCACCATCCTGGCGCACATCCCCGCGCCTACGTACGACGAGGACGCCCCGCTCCAGGCCCACGTCACCAACCTCGACGCCGACAACTTCCTCGGCCGCATCGCGCTGCTGCGCGTCGAGCAGGGCGAGCTCCGCAAGGGCCAGACCGTGGCGTGGATCAAGCGCGACGGCTCGATCTCCAACGTCCGCATCTCCGAGCTGATGATGACCGAGGCGCTCACCCGCAAGCCCGCCGAGGTCGCGGGCCCCGGTGACATCTGCGCCGTCGCCGGCATCCCCGACATCATGATCGGCGAGACCCTGGCCGACCCGGAGAACCCGGTCGCGCTGCCGCTGATCACGGTCGACGAGCCCGCGATCTCCATGACCATCGGCACCAACACCTCCCCGCTCGTGGGCCGCGGCGCCACCGGCAAGGGCGCGGACAACAAGGGCGGCGTCAAGGACCGCAAGGTCACCGCCCGCCAGGTGAAGGACCGCCTCGACCGCGAGCTCATCGGCAACGTCTCGCTCCGCGTCATCGACACCGAGCGCCCCGACGCCTGGGAGGTCCAGGGCCGTGGCGAGCTGGCCCTGGCGATCCTCGTCGAGACCATGCGCCGGGAGGGCTTCGAGCTGACGATCGGCAAGCCCCAGGTGGTCACCAAGGAGGTCGACGGCAAGCTGCACGAGCCGGTCGAGCGCATGACCATCGACGTGCCCGAGGAGCACATGGGCGCCGTCACCCAGCTCATGGGTGTCCGCAAGGGCCGGATGGACAACATGTCGAACCACGGCTCCGGCTGGGTCCGCATGGAGTTCGTGGTGCCGTCCCGCGGCCTGATCGGCTTCCGCACCGAGTTCCTGACGAACACCCGCGGCACGGGCATCGCCCACTCGATCCACGAGGGTCACGAGCCGTGGTTCGGCAACCTGCAGACCCGCAACAACGGCTCGCTGGTCGCGGACCGGTCCGGTGCCGTCACCGCCTTCGCCATGACGAACCTCCAGGAGCGCGGCGTGCTCTTCGTCGAGCCGGGCACCGAGGTCTACGAGGGCATGATCGTCGGCGAGAACTCCCGCTCCGACGACATGGACGTGAACATCACCAAGGAGAAGAAGCTCACGAACATGCGCTCCTCCACGGCCGATGTCGCGGAGTCCATCGTCCCGCCGCGCAAGCTGTCGCTGGAGCAGTCGCTGGAGTTCTGCCGCGACGACGAGTGCGTCGAGGTGACCCCGGAGGCGGTGCGCATCCGCAAGGTGAACCTGGACGCCCGTGAGCGCGCCCGCGCCGCCTCGCGGGCCAAGCACGGCTGA
- a CDS encoding peptide ABC transporter substrate-binding protein has translation MRGAKSAKWVAGAIVVAMAATACGGGSGDDEGKKSPSGKPEGYVSIDVGEPQKPLIPADTNESLGSYVIQSLFTQLLDFDAKGEIVYTNAESVTTTDSKTWTVKLKSGWKFHNGEAVTAQSYVDAWNWYANIKNQQQNSFWFSDIAGYADVHPEKGEPKADKMSGLKVVDDTTFTITLTEKVPYFNYKLGYATFAPLPKVFYDDPKAFGKKPIGNGPYKFEKWTHKKLIQVAANPDYQGPNKAQNKGIQFKNYATVEAAYQDVVSGNLDIIRQVGPTDLPKYKQDLGEGAIEQPYAAIQTLVPAFYTATFKDMDPKVRQGLSMAIDRETITKTVLNSTRTPATSFTPPQVKGNQDLGTDVFTYNPAKAKQLVTEGGGVPGNKIFIQYNSDGGHKEWVTAVCESIRKATGVDCIGDAKPDFATDLEARDNDQVKSMYRGGWVADYPVNVNFIKELYHSGAEANNGRFKDAAIDKMMAEADKANSLEESVKGYQEVEKKLLEKMPAIPLWYYRINGGHGKGVDNVEVDFHGDLELTGVTVK, from the coding sequence ATGCGCGGTGCCAAGAGCGCCAAGTGGGTGGCCGGTGCGATCGTCGTCGCGATGGCGGCCACCGCCTGCGGCGGTGGCAGTGGTGACGACGAGGGCAAGAAGAGCCCGTCGGGCAAGCCCGAGGGCTACGTCTCGATCGACGTCGGCGAGCCGCAGAAGCCGCTGATCCCGGCCGACACCAACGAGAGCCTCGGCTCCTACGTCATCCAGTCGCTCTTCACCCAGCTGCTGGACTTCGACGCCAAGGGCGAGATCGTCTACACGAACGCCGAGTCCGTCACCACCACCGACTCGAAGACCTGGACCGTCAAGCTGAAGTCCGGCTGGAAGTTCCACAACGGCGAGGCCGTCACCGCGCAGTCCTACGTCGACGCGTGGAACTGGTACGCCAACATCAAGAACCAGCAGCAGAACAGCTTCTGGTTCTCGGACATCGCCGGCTACGCCGACGTCCACCCCGAGAAGGGTGAGCCGAAGGCCGACAAGATGTCGGGTCTGAAGGTCGTGGACGACACCACCTTCACCATTACGCTGACCGAGAAGGTCCCGTACTTCAACTACAAGCTGGGCTATGCCACCTTCGCCCCGCTCCCGAAGGTCTTCTACGACGACCCGAAGGCGTTCGGCAAGAAGCCGATCGGCAACGGTCCGTACAAGTTCGAGAAGTGGACCCACAAGAAGCTGATCCAGGTTGCGGCCAACCCTGACTACCAGGGCCCCAACAAGGCGCAGAACAAGGGCATCCAGTTCAAGAACTACGCGACCGTCGAGGCCGCGTACCAGGACGTCGTCTCCGGCAACCTGGACATCATCCGCCAGGTGGGCCCGACCGACCTGCCGAAGTACAAGCAGGACCTCGGCGAGGGCGCCATCGAGCAGCCGTACGCGGCGATCCAGACCCTCGTCCCGGCGTTCTACACCGCGACGTTCAAGGACATGGACCCGAAGGTGCGCCAGGGCCTGTCCATGGCGATCGACCGTGAGACGATCACCAAGACCGTCCTCAACAGCACCCGCACCCCCGCGACGAGCTTCACGCCGCCGCAGGTCAAGGGCAACCAGGACCTGGGCACGGACGTGTTCACGTACAACCCGGCCAAGGCGAAGCAGCTGGTGACCGAGGGCGGCGGCGTCCCGGGCAACAAGATCTTCATCCAGTACAACTCCGACGGTGGCCACAAGGAGTGGGTGACCGCCGTCTGCGAGTCCATCCGCAAGGCGACCGGTGTCGACTGCATCGGCGACGCCAAGCCGGACTTCGCCACGGACCTCGAGGCCCGTGACAACGACCAGGTGAAGTCGATGTACCGCGGCGGCTGGGTGGCCGACTACCCGGTCAACGTGAACTTCATCAAGGAGCTCTACCACTCCGGCGCCGAGGCGAACAACGGTCGCTTCAAGGACGCCGCCATCGACAAGATGATGGCGGAGGCCGACAAGGCCAACTCCCTCGAGGAGTCCGTGAAGGGCTACCAGGAGGTCGAGAAGAAGCTGCTCGAGAAGATGCCGGCGATCCCGCTGTGGTACTACCGGATCAACGGTGGCCACGGCAAGGGCGTCGACAACGTGGAGGTCGACTTCCACGGTGACCTCGAGCTGACCGGAGTCACCGTCAAGTAA
- a CDS encoding ABC transporter family substrate-binding protein yields the protein MSEVDAPRGRACSRTPRLRTPGDRSGRTLPGRTRTLRSVALLTSGVLVLPVLAGCTSGEDGSGAVAVPSDIGHTGRDRIEKGGTLRWAVDSAPTTLNAFQADANSATGRVTGAVLPSLFTLDQRGRPQLNPDYLESAELVDREPKQVVLYKLNQEAVWTDGREIGAPDFVAQWRALSGKDTAYWTARNAGYERIEKIERGKSDLEVRVTFARPYADWRSLFSPLYPKETMGTPASFNDGARSELPVTAGPFALQKLDGEEGTVTLVRNPRWWGDPAKLDSIVLRAVPRDRRAAALATGDVDIAEIDRGVADRIAVAHKDPEGGSGGSGPGAASATAGESGGGSEQERSAGAAGAAGAAGAAGAAGETADGGGPLARGRGDAGPTRFSSEQTGLRGFVVRKSLEPAYTQLALNGESGPLADERVRRAVARALDRRALAETVLKPLGLPAKPVGSHLALAGQPAYADSSGALGGQDTEEAQALLADAGWTPEGARAADSGTKAGPEQSPAAGSPAAQSPAVQSPAAQSPAVHGPAAQSPAAQSPAAGSPAQEGGPAAQGPAAQGPSAPSAGVRGPSAPSPGVQGPSAAGAPAPGAPQSPPAAGAAGAGSADGAAAPGGGGDDKPGARGPVALPGGSDGDKAMPEAYGREGGVAGAYAPVGTRAPGRNPVAGPLGKDGQPLNLRFVLPSGPGSEPLRTVADRIRTMLDRIGISTEVKKVADESFFKDHIASGHYDLALWSWPATAYPATDARPIYAKPQPATDGSLLVEQNYTRVGTDRIDQLFDEAVSELDERKARDLMKQVDSRIWAAAASIPLYQRPELVAAKHDLANAGAFGFSAPRYQDIGFVKAGPAHGAERN from the coding sequence ATGTCCGAGGTCGACGCCCCGCGCGGGAGGGCATGCTCCCGTACGCCGCGCCTCCGCACCCCCGGTGACCGGTCCGGCCGCACCCTGCCCGGCCGCACCCGCACCCTGCGCTCGGTGGCACTGCTCACCAGCGGTGTGCTGGTCCTGCCGGTGCTGGCCGGCTGCACGTCCGGGGAAGACGGCTCCGGCGCCGTGGCGGTCCCCTCGGACATCGGCCACACCGGGCGCGACCGCATCGAGAAGGGCGGCACCCTGCGCTGGGCCGTCGACTCCGCACCCACGACGCTCAACGCCTTCCAGGCCGACGCGAACAGCGCCACCGGCCGGGTCACCGGAGCCGTCCTCCCCTCGCTCTTCACGCTGGACCAGCGCGGCCGCCCGCAGCTCAACCCCGACTACCTGGAATCGGCCGAACTCGTCGACCGCGAACCCAAGCAGGTCGTCCTCTACAAGCTCAACCAGGAGGCGGTCTGGACCGACGGGAGGGAGATCGGCGCGCCGGACTTCGTCGCCCAGTGGCGGGCGCTCAGCGGCAAGGACACGGCGTACTGGACCGCGCGCAACGCGGGTTACGAGCGGATCGAGAAGATCGAGCGGGGCAAGAGCGACCTGGAGGTCCGGGTCACCTTCGCCCGGCCGTACGCCGACTGGCGGTCGCTGTTCTCCCCGCTCTACCCGAAGGAGACGATGGGCACCCCGGCGTCCTTCAACGACGGGGCCCGCTCGGAACTCCCGGTGACCGCGGGGCCCTTCGCCCTGCAGAAGCTCGACGGCGAGGAGGGCACCGTCACCCTCGTCCGCAACCCGCGCTGGTGGGGGGATCCGGCCAAGCTCGACTCGATCGTGCTGCGGGCCGTGCCGCGCGACCGGCGCGCCGCGGCCCTCGCCACCGGCGACGTCGATATCGCCGAGATCGACCGGGGCGTCGCGGACCGTATCGCGGTGGCGCACAAGGACCCGGAGGGCGGGAGCGGCGGCAGCGGTCCGGGCGCCGCGTCCGCGACGGCCGGGGAATCCGGCGGAGGCTCGGAGCAGGAACGTTCCGCCGGAGCCGCCGGAGCCGCCGGAGCCGCCGGAGCCGCCGGAGCCGCCGGGGAGACCGCGGACGGCGGCGGGCCGCTGGCGCGGGGGCGCGGCGACGCCGGGCCGACCAGGTTCAGCAGCGAGCAGACCGGGCTGCGCGGATTCGTGGTCCGCAAGTCCCTGGAGCCCGCCTACACCCAGCTCGCCCTCAACGGGGAGTCCGGACCGCTCGCGGACGAGCGGGTACGGCGTGCGGTGGCCCGGGCGCTGGACCGCCGGGCACTCGCCGAGACCGTACTGAAGCCCCTGGGGCTGCCCGCGAAGCCCGTCGGCAGCCATCTCGCGCTCGCCGGGCAGCCCGCCTACGCGGACAGCAGCGGTGCGCTCGGCGGCCAGGACACCGAGGAGGCCCAGGCACTGCTCGCCGACGCGGGCTGGACCCCGGAGGGCGCCCGGGCGGCGGATTCAGGTACCAAGGCGGGTCCCGAGCAGAGCCCCGCCGCCGGGAGCCCGGCGGCGCAGAGTCCGGCCGTGCAGAGTCCGGCGGCGCAGAGTCCGGCCGTGCATGGTCCGGCGGCGCAGAGTCCGGCGGCGCAGAGTCCGGCCGCAGGGAGCCCGGCGCAGGAGGGCGGCCCGGCGGCGCAGGGTCCGGCCGCACAGGGTCCGTCCGCGCCGAGCGCCGGTGTGCGGGGTCCGTCCGCGCCGAGTCCCGGTGTGCAGGGTCCGTCGGCGGCCGGCGCCCCGGCCCCGGGCGCGCCGCAGAGCCCGCCGGCCGCGGGTGCTGCCGGCGCCGGGTCCGCCGACGGCGCGGCGGCCCCCGGCGGCGGCGGTGACGACAAGCCCGGTGCCCGCGGTCCCGTGGCGCTTCCCGGCGGCAGCGACGGGGACAAGGCGATGCCCGAGGCGTACGGCAGGGAAGGTGGGGTCGCGGGCGCCTACGCACCGGTCGGTACCAGGGCCCCGGGCCGGAACCCGGTCGCGGGACCGCTCGGCAAGGACGGCCAGCCGCTCAACCTGCGCTTCGTCCTCCCCTCGGGCCCGGGATCCGAACCGCTGCGCACGGTCGCCGACCGCATCCGCACGATGCTGGACCGAATCGGGATCAGCACGGAGGTGAAGAAGGTCGCCGACGAATCCTTCTTCAAGGACCACATCGCCTCGGGGCACTACGACCTCGCGCTCTGGTCCTGGCCGGCCACGGCCTACCCGGCGACCGACGCCCGCCCGATCTACGCCAAGCCCCAGCCCGCGACGGACGGGTCGCTGCTGGTGGAGCAGAACTACACCCGGGTCGGTACGGACCGTATCGACCAGCTCTTCGACGAGGCCGTCTCCGAGCTGGACGAGAGGAAGGCCCGCGACCTGATGAAGCAGGTCGACTCCCGGATCTGGGCCGCGGCGGCCTCCATTCCTCTCTACCAGCGCCCGGAGCTGGTGGCCGCGAAGCACGACCTCGCCAACGCGGGCGCCTTCGGCTTCTCGGCACCGCGCTACCAGGACATCGGCTTCGTGAAGGCGGGACCGGCGCACGGCGCGGAACGGAACTGA